GTGTGTAATAGGATTGTGGAAAATCCACTTCCCTAGTATTGAACTTTCCTAGTATTTAACGGAAATGTGATATGCAATTATTTGGAGTACTACTTATTATCATCAGCTCTGGTTTCATTACCTTATCTGAAGAGGGTTTGACAACCTATGTGAGCCTGATCACCAGCCAGGGAGAGTTGTATGTGGAAGGTGTTGCCGCCAACCCCCTGTACGAGATCTACTTTCACATTCCAGTTCCTTACGAGTACCAGGTACCGATATTTCTTGAGGTGGAAGGAATGTTCCTGGTGGATTACAGGTTCGTCAGACTGATTCCTCCTAATCTAGTGGTCGCCGCCACCGTTACCCAGGGCCGACCCTGCCAGATCACTTGGAAGGCCTCGGTGCTTGTGCTGGACAAAAACTGGGGTGACATTCCGTCGTTTGTTCCTATCCCCGACCCCGGACAGCTTCCGGATTCTGTGACGAAATGGCTCCAACCTACTGACTGCGCACAGATTGAGTCCCCTGTGGTACAGGCTGTGGCTTCAGAGGTGCTGGGCACAACCAATAACCTTATCACTCTTGCCGATTCTATATACAGTTACTGCCATGCGATACCATACGAATTTCCGCATTATCCTACAGCATTCGACGCAGTCTACGCACTG
The window above is part of the Candidatus Aegiribacteria sp. genome. Proteins encoded here:
- a CDS encoding transglutaminase-like domain-containing protein; the protein is MQLFGVLLIIISSGFITLSEEGLTTYVSLITSQGELYVEGVAANPLYEIYFHIPVPYEYQVPIFLEVEGMFLVDYRFVRLIPPNLVVAATVTQGRPCQITWKASVLVLDKNWGDIPSFVPIPDPGQLPDSVTKWLQPTDCAQIESPVVQAVASEVLGTTNNLITLADSIYSYCHAIPYEFPHYPTAFDAVYALLWGNSCTGRAHAAAALFRANNVPARTLMNTILSESAYDQHWAIDYYVPNYGWVRMDPSLHLHPHPTFWEVVTMVCNPGSFGDVKRPGTPLIPPS